One Ranitomeya imitator isolate aRanImi1 chromosome 1, aRanImi1.pri, whole genome shotgun sequence DNA window includes the following coding sequences:
- the LOC138666482 gene encoding olfactory receptor 6M1-like, with product MDNQSSATQFFLVGFSISLELQSLLLVVFFVIYLLTVAANVGIIILVRVDSRLHTPMYFFLSQLFFLEIWYTSSIAPKLLCNLAGWKTISFFGCILQTYFYFSLGSTEFFLLGIMAIDRYLAICNPLRYHSILIGQVCVQATVACWSVAFLSVFFLILFISRLTFCQPAIINHFFCDLPALLKLSCKDTFLEEITVFLFACIIILTSLFFTVASYVFILSTILKIPSNKRRQKAFSTCVSHFTVVSILYGTVIFIYVRPSVSYPLNVNKVMALFNTVVTPLLNPLIYCLRNKEVKEAARKLLNTKGLPMDDITYNSK from the coding sequence ATGGATAACCAGAGCAGTGCAACACAATTTTTCTTGGTTGGGTTTTCTATCTCATTAGAACTCCAGTCTTTGCTTTTGGTGGTTTTCTTTGTGATCTACTTATTGACTGTGGCAGCAAATGTTGGAATCATTATTTTGGTTCGTGTAGACAGCAGACTGCATACTCCCATGTATTTTTTTCTTAGCCAGCTCTTTTTCTTAGAGATCTGGTATACATCGTCGATTGCGCCAAAGCTCTTATGTAATTTGGCTGGCTGGAAAACTATATCATTTTTTGGATGCATCTTACAAACATATTTTTACTTCTCTTTGGGTTCCACAGAGTTTTTCCTCCTTGGTATAATGGCCATTGACCGTTACTTGGCAATATGCAATCCTTTGCGTTATCACTCCATCCTGATTGGCCAAGTATGTGTACAAGCTACTGTGGCTTGCTGGTCTGTTGCTTTCCTATCTGTATTTTTCCTTATACTTTTTATATCTCGCCTGACATTTTGCCAGCCTGCTATTATCAACCATTTCTTTTGTGACCTCCCAGCTCTTCTGAAGCTTTCATGTAAGGATACCTTCCTAGAAGAAATTACAGTCTTCTTATTTGCTTGCATCATCATTCTCACCTCACTGTTTTTCACTGTTGCATCTTATGTGTTCATCCTCTCTACTATACTTAAAATTCCATCCAATAAAAGAAGGCAAAAAGCTTTCTCCACGTGTGTCTCACATTTCACAGTGGTCAGTATCCTCTATGGCACAGTCATATTTATCTATGTTCGTCCTAGCGTGTCCTACCCATTGAATGTCAACAAAGTCATGGCTCTTTTTAACACTGTGGTGACTCCTTTACTTAACCCTTTAATTTATTGCCTACGTAACAAAGAAGTAAAAGAAGCTGCGAGGAAATTGCTAAACACAAAGGGTTTACCAATGGATGACATAACGTACAACAGTAAGTGA